The Eleutherodactylus coqui strain aEleCoq1 chromosome 13, aEleCoq1.hap1, whole genome shotgun sequence genome includes a window with the following:
- the LOC136587584 gene encoding uncharacterized protein: MGTLVSRVQGLCGRRHLTKASILIIGPHGSGKTTILYRLKLNENVKPVPTLTYNVETLDMFEDLLLHVWDVSLGAKGLPLIRHFMEGHQGFFFVVDSKDTETFIEAREDLRYHCTYSDTDDLPFIVLANKQDLDGACRPSELLHHRRLDEIPGIPARRWDVCGCSGITGEGLHEALEKLCNMIKETEEMRRR; the protein is encoded by the coding sequence ATGGGCACCCTGGTGAGCAGGGTACAGGGACTGTGTGGAAGGAGGCACCTAACGAAAGCTTCTATTCTAATCATTGGACCTCATGGAAGTGGCAAaaccacaatactgtacagacTGAAGCTGAACGAAAATGTGAAACCCGTACCAACACTTACTTACAATGTAGAGACCTTGGACATGTTTGAGGACCTCTTACTTCACGTATGGGACGTTAGTTTAGGAGCCAAGGGGCTACCCTTAATACGCCATTTTATGGAGGGACACCAAGGCTTTTTCTTTGTAGTAGACAGCAAGGACACTGAGACATTTATCGAAGCTCGGGAGGATCTGCGCTATCATTGTACATATTCGGACACAGATGACTTGCCATTTATTGTACTGGCCAACAAGCAGGATCTAGATGGGGCTTGTAGGCCTTCTGAACTTTTGCATCATCGTAGACTTGACGAAATTCCCGGAATTCCTGCCAGGAGGTGGGACGTGTGTGGCTGCTCTGGTATTACCGGAGAAGGTCTTCATGAAGCTCTGGAGAAATTATGTAACATGATAAAGGAAACTGAAGAGATGAGGAGGAGATAA
- the LOC136587897 gene encoding uncharacterized protein, translating into MGLLLSTLHNTLMRFTGYEARILMLGLDAAGKTTILYRLKLQETVTTVPTIGFNVETVQPIRNVTFTVWDVGGQDRIRALWKYYYQNTDGLIFVVDSADPERFREASSELSAILETDEMRGVPFVVMANKQDLPGARRPGELSEELELRKMKGRRWHVQGCCATTGDGLVEGLEILTDLVKEFKK; encoded by the coding sequence ATGGGTCTTCTCCTGAGCACCCTCCACAATACCCTAATGAGGTTCACTGGATATGAAGCACGGATACTCATGTTGGGTCTGGATGCTGCCGGGAAAACAACTATCCTGTACAGGCTAAAGCTACAGGAGACGGTCACTACAGTCCCCACCATAGGATTCAATGTAGAGACTGTACAACCCATCCGTAACGTCACCTTCACCGTGTGGGATGTAGGAGGTCAGGACAGGATCAGAGCCCTGTGGAAATATTACTATCAAAACACAGATGGGCTCATATTTGTGGTGGACAGTGCCGACCCTGAGAGATTTCGGGAGGCCAGCTCGGAGCTCAGCGCCATCCTGGAGACTGATGAAATGAGAGGAGTCCCTTTCGTGGTGATGGCTAATAAGCAAGATCTTCCAGGTGCCAGGCGACCAGGAGAACTATCCGAAGAGCTGGAGCTCAGGAAAATGAAAGGGCGCCGGTGGCATGTCCAGGGATGTTGTGCCACCACTGGGGATGGACTTGTCGAGGG